One genomic window of Glycine max cultivar Williams 82 chromosome 16, Glycine_max_v4.0, whole genome shotgun sequence includes the following:
- the LOC100792264 gene encoding monosaccharide-sensing protein 3 — protein MREVVIVAIAATLGNLLVGWDSSTIAGGLSYIKQEFHLETDPTLEGLIVSTSFLTGTVVTIFSGTVSDMLGRRPMLITSSIMFFLSGLVMLWAPNVLVVLLSRLLDGIAIALTITLTPLYISEIAPPDIRGTLNTLPQFSCSGGMFVAYIMVFWLSLMENPSWRAMLGVVSVPAVAYFFLAVLYLPESPPWLVSKGRITEAKKVLQRIRGTDDVSGELALLAEGMNPGGENTTIEEYIVAPAGDLIANKEAGRDCIKLYGPHQGGVSMVAQPLSGQGSMVSRSMLTLSRQGSIVAQAANLKDPLVNLFGSMHENVTPLEAGAGSRSMLMGEPDQSPYGNSENLHAPLLSAQGSTVERVGSKDMLKVGSNNTDIGGGWKLVYKSTDQGGKREGARQRVYLRADPNAAVLSQQGSFVSGYDLHADGSTEAFPAAALVSHSVISPKDMSIKPEVAAKRTGWGGLLDLGVRRALVVGIGLQVLQQAAGINGFLYYAPQILEQAGVGPLLSNLGISSRSASLLVNVITTFTMLPCIAVSMRLMDIAGRRSIMLYTIPILVVSLMVLVLRDSFHMGSTLNATITAVSVMVYESCFCMGLGVIPNILCSEIFPTSVRGICISICSLTFWICTLIVTSLFPFLLHLLGLTGVFGLFVVGCIIAWIFVYLKVPETKGMPLEVIIEFFSIGAKPE, from the exons ATGAGGGAGGTTGTGATTGTTGCAATTGCTGCTACACTTGGGAATCTTCTGGTTGGATGGGATAGTTCAACCATTGCag GGGGGCTGAGTTACATCAAACAAGAGTTCCACTTGGAAACAGACCCCACCCTAGAGGGTCTAATTGTGTCCACATCGTTTCTCACTGGCACTGTTGTCACAATATTCTCTGGGACAGTCTCCGACATGCTCGGAAGGCGTCCTATGCTGATAACATCATCGATCATGTTTTTCCTCAGCGGTTTGGTGATGCTGTGGGCACCTAATGTTCTCGTGGTTCTGTTGTCGAGGCTGTTGGATGGAATAGCCATTGCACTGACTATAACACTCACTCCCCTCTACATATCAGAGATTGCACCACCTGACATCAGAGGCACTCTCAACACTCTCCCTCAGTTTTCGTGTTCCGGGGGAATGTTTGTGGCGTACATCATGGTGTTCTGGTTGTCCCTGATGGAGAATCCAAGTTGGAGAGCAATGCTTGGCGTTGTGTCTGTTCCTGCTGTTGCTTATTTTTTTCTGGCTGTGCTTTACCTCCCTGAATCTCCTCCTTGGCTTGTGAGTAAAGGGAGAATCACTGAGGCTAAGAAAGTTTTGCAAAGAATTCGCGGCACTGACGATGTTTCAG GGGAATTGGCTCTGCTGGCTGAGGGTATGAATCCAGGGGGTGAAAACACCACCATAGAAGAGTACATAGTAGCCCCCGCCGGTGACCTCATAGCCAACAAGGAAGCAGGAAGGGATTGCATAAAGCTCTATGGACCCCACCAAGGAGGAGTTTCAATGGTTGCACAACCATTGAGTGGACAAGGTAGCATGGTATCTCGCAGCATGTTAACCTTGTCTCGccaaggaagcattgttgcacaggCTGCAAATCTCAAAGACCCTCTAGTCAATCTCTTTGGGAGCATGCATGAGAATGTTACCCCCCTTGAAGCTGGTGCAGGTTCAAGAAGCATGCTAATGGGGGAGCCAGATCAGAGCCCCTATGGCAACAGTGAGAACCTGCATGCTCCATTGCTTTCAGCACAAGGGAGCACTGTGGAGAGGGTTGGATCCAAAGACATGTTAAAAGTTGGGAGCAATAACACTGACATTGGTGGAGGTTGGAAATTGGTTTATAAATCAACTGACCAGGGTGGGAAAAGGGAAGGGGCACGCCAAAGGGTGTATCTGCGTGCAGATCCTAATGCTGCAGTATTGTCTCAGCAAGGATCTTTTGTTTCTGGCTATGATTTGCATGCAGATGGTAGTACTGAGGCTTTTCCAGCAGCTGCACTTGTTAGTCACTCAGTTATCAGCCCTAAGGATATGAGCATCAAACCAGAAGTTGCTGCCAAACGTACTGGTTGGGGAGGTTTGTTGGATTTAGGAGTCAGGCGCGCATTGGTTGTTGGAATTGGACTGCAAGTTCTTCAGCAG GCTGCTGGCATAAATGGATTTCTATACTATGCTCCCCAGATTCTTGAACAGGCAGGTGTTGGGCCACTTCTGTCAAATTTGGGTATTAGTTCAAGATCTGCTTCATTACTTGTAAATGTCATTACAACATTCACTATGCTCCCTTGTATAGCCGTTTCCATGAGGCTCATGGATATTGCTGGCAGGAG GTCAATAATGCTATACACAATACCCATTCTGGTAGTGTCTCTCATGGTACTAGTACTTCGGGACTCATTTCACATGGGTTCCACCCTTAATGCAACAATCACTGCAGTGAGTGTTATGGTATACGAAAGCTGCTTCTGCATGGGACTTGGTGTGATTCCAAACATCTTGTGTTCAGAAATCTTCCCAACAAGTGTTCGCGGAATATGCATTTCTATTTGCTCCCTCACATTTTGGATCTGCACATTGATAGTCACTTCTTTATTTCCCTTCTTGCTCCATCTCCTTGGTCTTACTGGGGTCTTTGGATTATTCGTTGTTGGGTGCATCATTGCATGGATATTTGTCTACTTGAAAGTTCCTGAAACAAAGGGCATGCCTCTTGAAGTCATCATTGAGTTCTTCTCTATTGGTGCGAAGCCTGAATGA
- the LOC100793316 gene encoding plant intracellular Ras-group-related LRR protein 4 — translation MNLLPARSVDETVEEIMRLHRSLPARLGIEEVEAARTLVANVEREDQAKLEAVARARERKGPHVPEELFAVLQEMQKSVVLFQSKEQRREALKLLDLENVHVLFDELIQRASNCVSSRSGSKNSVLKRETSSSSSVSVSAFKKEPVKSSEILFTRDDNYMNKIKPNFYPDGYTIGPSVSSKPLILDSSIIPASTSGEDKLSLIKLASLMEVSAKKGTRELILQNKLMDQVDWLPDSIGKLSSLIKLDLSENRITVLPSTIGGLSSLTSLNLHSNKIAELPECVGDLLSLVYLNVGGNQLSSLPASLGRLVHLEELDLSSNQLSVLPDAIGSLVSLKVLNVETNDIEEIPHSIGRCVALRELCADYNRLKALPEAVGKIESLEVLSVRYNNVKQLPTTMSSLSNLKELNVSFNELEYVPESLCFATSLVKMNIGNNFADMRSLPRSIGNLEMLEELDISNNQIRVLPDSFRMLTRLRVLKVEENPLEIPPRHVAEKGAQAVVRYMADLVEKKDAKLQPLIKKKKGWAHHMCFFSKSNKRKRDGVDFVKT, via the exons ATGAACCTGTTACCGGCGCGATCCGTGGACGAAACTGTGGAGGAGATAATGAGGCTGCACCGGTCGCTACCGGCTCGGCTGGGAATCGAGGAAGTGGAGGCGGCAAGGACTCTGGTCGCGAACGTGGAGCGCGAGGACCAGGCGAAGCTCGAGGCCGTGGCACGTGCGAGGGAGCGCAAGGGCCCGCACGTGCCGGAGGAGCTCTTCGCGGTGCTGCAGGAGATGCAGAAGAGCGTGGTGCTCTTCCAGAGCAAGGAACAGAGGCGCGAGGCGCTCAAACTCCTCGATCTCGAAAACGTCCATGTCCTGTTCGACGAATTGATTCAGAGAGCTTCCAATTGCGTCTCCTCGCGCTCGGGTTCGAAGAACTCCGTTTTGAAACGggaaacttcttcttcttcttccgttTCTGTTTCTGCGTTCAAGAAAGAGCCTGTGAAGAGTTCCGAGATACTGTTCACGAGAGATGATAACTATATGAATAAGATCAAACCCAATTTCTACCCTGATGGGTATACAATTGGGCCCAGTGTCTCATCCAAACCGCTGATACTTGACTCCTCGATAATACCCGCGTCCACTTCAG GTGAAGATAAGTTGAGTTTGATAAAACTGGCTAGCTTGATGGAAGTTTCTGCGAAGAAAGGTACACGCGAGCTCATATTACAGAACAAGTTGATGGACCAAGTTGATTGGCTTCCTGATTCAATAGGGAAGTTATCTAGTTTGATCAAATTGGATTTATCTGAGAATCGAATTACGGTGCTGCCTTCAACGATTGGAGGCCTTTCTTCCTTGACAAGTTTGAATTTGCATTCGAATAAGATCGCGGAGCTTCCGGAGTGTGTTGGAGATCTCTTAAGTCTTGTGTATCTAAACGTAGGGGGAAACCAGTTATCATCTTTACCTGCTTCGTTGGGCAGATTGGTGCATCTTGAGGAACTTGATTTGAGCTCCAACCAGCTTTCAGTGCTTCCTGATGCCATAGGGTCTCTTGTCAGCCTAAAAGTACTGAATGTGGAGACAAATGACATAGAAGAAATTCCGCATTCCATTGGTCGTTGTGTTGCACTTAGGGAGCTTTGTGCAGATTATAACAGGCTCAAGGCCCTGCCTGAGGCTGTGGGGAAGATTGAGAGCCTTGAGGTATTGTCTGTGAGGTACAACAATGTCAAACAGCTACCTACGACAATGTCGTCTCTGTCGAACTTGAAGGAGCTCAATGTGAGTTTTAATGAGCTTGAGTACGTGCCTGAGAGCCTGTGTTTTGCTACCTCGCTTGTGAAGATGAACATAGGGAACAACTTTGCTGACATGCGATCCTTGCCGAGGTCCATTGGGAACCTTGAAATGCTTGAGGAGTTGGATATCAGCAACAATCAGATTCGTGTCCTTCCTGACTCTTTTAGGATGCTCACTCGTTTACGTGTCCTGAAAGTGGAAGAGAATCCTCTTGAAATACCTCCAAGACATGTTGCTGAAAAGGGAGCACAG GCTGTGGTCAGGTACATGGCTGATCTTGTTGAGAAGAAGGATGCTAAATTGCAGCCActtattaagaagaaaaagggtTGGGCTCATCATATGTGCTTCTTTTCAAAGTCAAACAAAAGGAAGCGTGACGGCGTTGATTTTGTTAAAACCTGA